From Cecembia calidifontis, one genomic window encodes:
- a CDS encoding protoporphyrinogen/coproporphyrinogen oxidase has product MEDIIVLGAGMAGYGAANEFKKADINTFVFEKNNYIGGHCASFTFENKWIFDDGPHISFSKNDQVKQIFADNADNDFHEFSANPVNYWNGKWIKHPAQINLSELPPDLNTQILLEMIEANYNDNPHIENYQDWLYASFGKTFSENFPMKYTRKFHTTEAKNLTTDWLGPRIYKPQLSEVIFGMLSPRTQDVHYIKEFRYPNKGGFVTFMKGIHDVAKINLNHELTKIDLKNKCLTFNNGLQKNYKYCFSSLPLSKIVELIQDAPENIKKAGKKLAFTKCVLVNLGINRRDLSESHWRYVYDENLFSTRISFPHMFGPKTAPEDAGSIQVEIYFSDKYKPLNKNPEDFIEIVKSELIEMGILTTNDKVIFEKAWLSPFAQVIFDHERKENVDLIHAFLKENNIYCGGRFANWDYSWSDESFLSGEKAANEIINKLR; this is encoded by the coding sequence ATGGAAGACATTATTGTTTTGGGAGCAGGTATGGCTGGTTATGGGGCTGCAAATGAATTTAAAAAAGCCGATATTAATACCTTTGTTTTTGAAAAAAACAATTACATAGGTGGTCACTGTGCCTCCTTCACTTTTGAAAATAAATGGATCTTTGATGATGGACCTCATATTTCATTTTCAAAAAATGATCAAGTCAAACAAATTTTTGCAGATAACGCGGATAATGATTTTCATGAATTCAGTGCAAATCCGGTCAATTACTGGAATGGTAAATGGATAAAACACCCTGCTCAGATTAATTTAAGTGAACTTCCTCCAGACCTAAATACCCAGATTTTGTTGGAAATGATCGAAGCCAATTACAATGACAATCCACATATAGAAAATTATCAGGATTGGTTGTATGCTTCTTTTGGGAAAACATTTTCAGAAAATTTCCCAATGAAATACACCAGGAAGTTCCACACAACGGAAGCAAAAAATTTAACCACAGATTGGTTGGGACCGAGGATTTACAAGCCTCAACTTTCTGAGGTAATATTTGGGATGTTATCTCCAAGAACTCAGGACGTACATTACATAAAAGAGTTTAGGTATCCTAACAAAGGTGGATTTGTAACATTTATGAAAGGAATCCATGATGTGGCTAAAATCAATCTTAATCATGAATTGACAAAAATTGATTTAAAAAATAAATGCCTCACTTTTAACAACGGGCTTCAAAAAAATTACAAATACTGTTTCTCTTCACTTCCGTTGAGCAAAATTGTTGAACTTATTCAAGATGCTCCCGAAAACATCAAAAAAGCTGGAAAAAAACTTGCCTTTACAAAATGTGTATTAGTAAACTTAGGCATTAATAGAAGAGACTTAAGTGAGAGTCATTGGAGATACGTGTATGATGAAAATTTATTCTCGACTAGGATAAGTTTCCCTCATATGTTTGGACCAAAAACAGCACCTGAAGATGCTGGTTCTATACAGGTTGAAATCTATTTTTCTGATAAGTACAAACCCCTTAATAAAAATCCTGAAGATTTTATTGAGATAGTAAAAAGTGAACTTATTGAAATGGGCATTTTGACCACTAATGACAAAGTAATTTTTGAAAAAGCTTGGCTTTCTCCTTTTGCTCAGGTAATTTTTGACCATGAACGAAAGGAAAATGTAGATTTGATCCATGCCTTTTTGAAAGAAA
- a CDS encoding NAD-dependent epimerase/dehydratase family protein, with the protein MRKVIVTGGTGFIGKNLLPILSEMDAEFFLMNRRKQSNPAASNIQNIECDVLDHNSINHHLEKIQATHLIHLAWSISPSNVNMPENFDWLKASINLLEGFRNFGGKRVISVGSCFEYNWDTGYCKENITPTRSKSLYSSCKNSLREYMEAYCRHFGLEFVWPRLFFLFGAHENPDRLIPHIIVSLLKGQEATIKNGMIFRDYLYAKSAAKYLSKIIFNDVQGPINICSGIPIKLEHLGKMVAEIIGRPDLLKIESPETVSNKVLFGDSSNIEKLIPLEERIDLREGLEQTVEWWKKELSFKENIQLT; encoded by the coding sequence ATGAGAAAAGTTATTGTAACAGGTGGGACCGGTTTTATAGGAAAAAACTTACTTCCAATTCTATCAGAAATGGACGCAGAGTTTTTCCTAATGAACAGAAGAAAGCAGTCGAATCCAGCAGCTTCAAATATTCAAAATATAGAATGTGATGTATTGGATCATAACAGTATAAATCACCATTTAGAGAAAATTCAAGCTACGCATTTAATTCACTTAGCGTGGTCAATTTCTCCAAGCAATGTCAATATGCCTGAAAATTTTGATTGGCTAAAAGCAAGTATAAATCTTTTAGAAGGATTCAGGAATTTTGGGGGTAAGAGGGTGATTTCAGTCGGATCATGTTTTGAGTACAACTGGGATACGGGCTATTGTAAAGAAAATATTACTCCTACCAGAAGTAAATCTTTGTACAGTTCATGTAAAAACAGCTTAAGAGAATACATGGAAGCCTACTGCAGACATTTTGGTCTTGAATTTGTTTGGCCCAGGTTGTTTTTTTTATTTGGAGCTCATGAAAATCCAGATAGACTTATTCCCCATATTATTGTTTCTTTACTTAAAGGACAGGAGGCGACCATAAAAAACGGTATGATTTTCAGAGACTATTTGTATGCGAAAAGTGCTGCCAAATACCTTTCAAAAATTATTTTCAATGATGTGCAAGGCCCTATAAATATTTGTTCAGGTATACCTATTAAATTAGAACATCTAGGAAAAATGGTTGCCGAAATAATCGGCAGACCGGATTTATTGAAAATTGAAAGTCCAGAGACAGTAAGCAACAAAGTTTTGTTTGGAGATTCTTCCAATATTGAAAAGCTAATACCATTGGAAGAAAGAATTGATTTAAGAGAAGGACTGGAGCAAACTGTAGAGTGGTGGAAAAAAGAACTTTCATTTAAAGAAAACATTCAATTAACTTAA